The region AATATGGGGAAGGAATCTCCTGCATTCATGAATGACCAGACCGGAATCTTCCACACGCAGGTTTTCATCGGGGACGGATGGTTCGACCTCCAAGAAAAGATGTTTAACATTTTTCTAAAACGTACAGTAAAAGTTTCGTTTGTCCAATATCTTGGGTAAAACGTTTAACATTCGTTTCGGCAGTTACTAAGGATTGTCCAACATCCCAATCGGATTGTTCGAAATCTTAAAAATATCGTCCAACACCGCATGAGATTGTCCGCCATTTTCACCGGTTGGTTCATCATTTTAAAATTTTTGTTCAACATGGAAATAAATATGTTCGACATGAACGAAAAAATAACCGTTATCCTGGGAAAAATGCTCATCACCGCCGGAAAAATGTCCGTCATCGCTGCCGTTGTTCAACATCCGAGGCATTTTTTTAAAATCATAGCCCTAATTGCGGACACTGGACCGCATGTTCAATCACTGCGGAATCCGAACGGGCTTCCCGGCGAAAGGATCGGCGTTCAGCCCTCCGGAGCGAATTCCCCGGACCGTTTCGGTTTTCCGGCATACGGGAACGGCGGATTCCCCTTCTTTCGGAAAATGACGGATGAAAAACAGCCGGAATTATTATATGATTAAAATATATTTCCAATGTGAAAACAGGGGAAATTTTCTGAACAAACATCCGAACAGGGAGGTGCCCGAGAAGTGAAGGGTGTGGATCATATCGGCATCGCCGTCCGCTCGCTGGAAGAGGCCTTGCCCTTTTATACCGGGGTCTTGCCGTTCAAGCTCGTCAAAATGGAAACGGTGGAATCGGAACAGGTGCGGGTCGCCTTTCTGGACGCCGGGAATTGTAAAATTGAACTTTTGGAGCCGGCCGGCGAGGATGGCCCGGTGGCGAAATTCCTGGAGAAACGGGGGGAAGGGATCCATCACGTCGCTTTTGAAACCGATTCCATCCATCAGACGATTCAACAACTGGCAGAACGGGGGGCGCGGATGGTCAGCGCAGAACCAAAGGAGGGGGCATCGGGTGCCCTGGTCGCTTTCATCCATCCGAAATCGGCCGGCGGCGTTCTTTACGAAGTTTGCCAAAAAAGGAAAAAATAACGGAACTTGGGGAGAGGAGCGCGGTGAAAACAAAGGAAACGGACATTTTTGAAAAGATTCACGAACTTTACGACAAAAGGCGGGAAATCGAGCTGGGCGGAGGAGAAGAGAAGATCGACCGGCAGCACGAAAAGGGCAAGCTGACCGCCCGGGAAAGGATCGATCATTTGGTTGATAAGGATTCCTTTGTGGAAATCGGCCCTTTTATCGAACACCGTTCCCATGATTTCGGAATGGACAGAATGAAAGGGCCGGGCGACGGCGTCGTGACCGGATTCGCAACGATTGACGGCCGTCCCGTCTATTTGTTTTCCCAGGATTTTACCGTTTTCGGCGGCGCCCTGGGGGAAATGCACGCGAAGAAGATCGCCAACGTGATGGATCTGGCCGCGAAAACGGGTGTCCCGATCATCGGCATGAACGATTCCGGCGGGGCCCGGATCCAGGAGGGGGTCATCTCCTTGGACGGGTACGGGCATGTTTTTTATCGGAACTCGATCTATTCCGGCGTCGTCCCGCAAATTTCGCTCATTTTGGGCCCGTGCGCCGGCGGGGCGGTCTATTCCCCGGCCATTACCGACTTCGTCATCATGGTGGAGAAAACGAGCCAAATGTTCATCACCGGCCCGAAGGTCATCGAATCGGTGACCGGCGAAAAGATTTCTTCGGAAGATTTGGGCGGGGCGAAGGTGCACGCCTCCGTCAGCGGCAACGCCCATCTGCGGGCGGCGACGGAAGAGGAGGCCTTCTTTCTCGTCCGCAGGCTGTTAAGCTATCTCCCTTCCAACTACAAAAAAAAACCGCCTGCGGGAAAAGGAGGGGAGGAGAATGATTACCGTCCGGATTTGACGGATATCGTCCCGATGGATCCGACCCGCCCCTACGACGTGCGGGAGGTCGTCCGGGAAGTGGTCGACCGCGAATCCTTTTTTGAAATCCATCCCGATTTTGCCAAAAATATCGTCGTCGGTTTCGCCCGGATCAAAGGGGAAGTGGTCGGCTTGGTCTGCAACCAGCCGAAATGGATGGCGGGGGGATTGGATATCGATTCCTCGGACAAGGCGGCCCGCTTCATCCGTTTTTGCGACGCCTTCAATATTCCGCTCATCACTTTTGAAGATGTGACCGGATTTTTCCCGGGGGTGAAGCAGGAACACGGCGGGATCATCCGCCACGGGGCGAAGATCTTGTATGCCTATTCCGAAGCCACCGTCCCGAAAATTACGGTCATCCTGCGCAAGGCGTACGGCGGGGCCTATGTGGCGCTGAATTCCAAGGCGATCGGCGCCGATTTGGTGTATGCCTGGCCCAATGCGGAAATCGCCGTCATGGGCCCCCACGGGGCGGCCAACATCATTTTTGCCAAGGAGATCCAGGCGAGCCCCGATCCCGAGCGCGTCCGGCAGCAAAAAATCGCCGAATACCGGGAAAAATTCGCCAATCCCTACGTGGCGGCGAAAATGGGAATGGTGGATGATATCATCGACCCGCGGGAAACGAGAATCAAGCTCATCCAGGCCCTCCGTATGCTGAAAAACAAGGAGGAGACCCGCCCGGCGAAAAAACATGGCAATATTCCCCTGTAACGGAAAGGAGGCTGTCCCCGAAGGACCGGAAAAAGGTTCCTCGGAGGACGGCCTCCGGCATTCATTCGTCCTTTTGGGGGTATATTTGCTTTCTCAAAGACTCCGTTTCTTCCGGACGCCTTAACCGGGCGCGAACGAAGGAACGATCGTTGCCGACATGGACCCGGAAGTTTCTTTCCGGACGCCACAGCCGGGCGTCCGTTTCGCAAAAGGACCGGTTCCCTGTCCCCGGCCGGGAAAAGCTTTCCCGGCCCATTTCCGCGGCGGGCCCGGAAAGGGGATTACGGAAAGCCGTCGCGGAATCCGGCCTCATCCGTTGCCATGAAGGGAACGGGGATCGGAACACGCCGTTTCCCGGAAGGAGCGAAACAAAAAATATACGGGCGGGAAGAGTTGCCCTTTGTGCCGGGCGGGGCGGCGGACCGGAAGGCGCCCCGCCGGGGAGGTGGTGCGGGCCGCCCTCCTTTTTCGCCCCGTTCGCGTCTTCATCGTCAAAACACGGACAAGTTCCCGGGGTTAATTCCGTTGAACATCTCCGTCCGGTAGCGGTATACTAGGGATATGAGAGAGGAGAGGATAAACCCCATGATTCAGCAGGAAAGGCTCATCGAAGAATTCACGGAACTCGTCGGGGTGGATTCGGAAACGAAGGAAGAGAGAAACATCGCCGACCTGTTGCTGAAAAAATTGACCGGGCTGGGGCTGGAGGCCTACGAAGACGATTCCGCATCGGCGACCGGCCACGGCGCGGGAAACCTGATCGCCATCATGAAGGGCAACAAAAAAGAGGCCGATCCCATCTATTTTACCTGCCATATGGATACCGTCACCCCGGGGAAGGGGATTCGGGTGCAAAGGAAGGACGGCTATCTTTCGAGCGACGGGACGACCATTTTGGGTGCGGATGATAAAGCCGGTTTGGCGGCCTTATTGGAAGCCCTGCGGGTGGTGAAGGAAAACCGCCTGCCCCACGGGGATATCCAGATCATCATCACGGCGGGCGAAGAGTCCGGCCTGGTGGGGGCCAAGGCTCTGGATCCGGCAAAAATCCGCGCCAAGTACGGCTTTGCCCTCGACAGCGAAGGAAAGGTCGGGACGATCGTCGTTGCCGCCCCATCCCAGGCGAAAATAAGGACGATCATTTACGGAAAAAGCGCCCATGCGGGGGTCGCGCCGGAAAAGGGCATATCGGCGATCCAAATCGCCGCGAAGGCGATCGCCAAAATGCCCCTCGGGCGGATCGACGAAGAGACGACCGCCAACATCGGCCGCTTTGAAGGGGGAAGGGCGACCAACATCGTTTGCGACCGGGTCGACATTTGGGCGGAAGCCAGGTCGTTGAACAAAGAAAAGCTGGAAAAACAGCTGAAAACGATGAAGGAGATCTTCGAAAAAACCGCCGAAGAAATGGGCGGAAGGGCGGAAGTCCGAACGGAGATTTCCTACCCCGCCTTCGCCTTTTGCGAAGAGGATCCGGTCGTCCAAATCGCGAAGGAAGCCGCGGAAAAGGTCGGACGCGAGGCCGTCCTCGCCAAGATCGGCGGAGGAAGCGACGCGAACATCTTCGCCGGCTTCGGCATACCGACCGTCGTCCTGGGGGTCGGCTATGAAGAAATACATACCACCCATGAACGGATCCCGGTCGGGGAATTGGTGAAACTGTCGGAAATGGTGCTGGCCATTATCGAAACGGCAGCGAACCGGAAGTAAAGGAGGGGAATCGATGGGGACAGCCAATATCGTCGTGTTTAAAGTCGGCGGCGAAGAATACGGCATCGATGTGAAAGACGTGGTTTCCATCGAAAAAATGGCTGAAATCACGCCGATCCCGAACCTTCCCGGCTACGTCCGGGGAGTCACGAGAATCAGGGAGGAAGTCATCCCGGTATTCGACCTGTCAACCGTTTTCCATGAGGAAAAAACGGCGGCGGACGGGCTGGCCCGCCTGATTTTGCTCCGGATCGGCCCGTACCCTTGCGCCCTGTTGGTGAAGGAAGCGAAGGAGCTCTTGGAAATCGAGACTTCGCAAATCAGCCGGATCGATCTCATCGCCTGCCGAAGCACCCCCTACTTTTCCGGAATCGTCCATATTCAGGACCGGATCATTACGATGATCGACGCGGCAAAGCTGATCGGCGCGTTGGGAGGAATGGAAAATATCCAGGCGTCCATTGACGAAGCGGGCGTCAAGGCATGAGGCCGGGCGGGTTTTTCCGCCGCGAAATCTTTTGTGAACGGATGGATGGCCAATGGGCAAAAGGAAATCCCGGATCCTCCTGCATGTGGATATGAATTGTTTTTACGCCTCCGTCGAGATGGCCTACGACCCGTCGCTGAAGGGGAAACCCGTGGCCATTGCCGGAAGCGAGGAAGACCGGCGGGGCATCGTCGTCACCTGCAGCTATGAGGCGAGAAAATTCGGGGTGAAAACGACGATGACGGTGAGGGAAGCGAAAAGGCTTTGCCCCCAGCTGATCATCCTCCCCCCGAATTTTGAACGCTACAAAAAGGCGTCGCAGGCCGCCTTTGCCATTTTGCGGGAATACACCGATCTGGTGGAGCCGGTTTCCATCGATGAAGGGTATTTGGACATCACCCACCGGATCAAGTTCGAGCATCCGCTGGAGACGGCGAAAAGCATCCAGAACCGGCTTTTGGACGAGCTGGATCTGCCCTGCAGCATCGGCATCGCCCCGAATAAATTTTTGGCGAAGACCGCCTCCGACATGAAAAAACCCCTCGGGATCACGATCCTGCGGAAAAGGGATGTCCCGCGCCTTCTCTGGCCGCTGGACATCCATGAGATGCACGGGATCGGGGAAAGGACGGCGGAGAAATTAAAGCAGATCCACATCCACACCATCGGCGACCTGGCGAAGGCCAACGACGTCCAATTGCGGATGCTGCTCGGCATCAACGGCCTCCGGCTCAAGGAGCGGGCGAACGGCAATGACGACCGTCCCGTCGATCCGGAATCGGTTTATGAATTCAAAAGCGTGGGCAACTCCACCACCTTGCCGGCGGACTCCTCCGACGAAGGGGAGCTGCTTTTGGTTCTCGATTCCCTGGCGGAGACGGTTTCCCGGCGGCTGGCCAACAAAAGGGTTTTCGCCGGCCGGATCCAGGTCATGATCCGTTACCACGACCGGAAGACGGTGACAAGAAGCGAAAAGACGGAAAACCCGGTGCGGGGGAGAGGGGAAATTTTTTCCTATGCCCGGAAAATTTTTTTGAAACATTGGACGGG is a window of Caldibacillus debilis DSM 16016 DNA encoding:
- the mce gene encoding methylmalonyl-CoA epimerase, giving the protein MKGVDHIGIAVRSLEEALPFYTGVLPFKLVKMETVESEQVRVAFLDAGNCKIELLEPAGEDGPVAKFLEKRGEGIHHVAFETDSIHQTIQQLAERGARMVSAEPKEGASGALVAFIHPKSAGGVLYEVCQKRKK
- a CDS encoding acyl-CoA carboxylase subunit beta; protein product: MKTKETDIFEKIHELYDKRREIELGGGEEKIDRQHEKGKLTARERIDHLVDKDSFVEIGPFIEHRSHDFGMDRMKGPGDGVVTGFATIDGRPVYLFSQDFTVFGGALGEMHAKKIANVMDLAAKTGVPIIGMNDSGGARIQEGVISLDGYGHVFYRNSIYSGVVPQISLILGPCAGGAVYSPAITDFVIMVEKTSQMFITGPKVIESVTGEKISSEDLGGAKVHASVSGNAHLRAATEEEAFFLVRRLLSYLPSNYKKKPPAGKGGEENDYRPDLTDIVPMDPTRPYDVREVVREVVDRESFFEIHPDFAKNIVVGFARIKGEVVGLVCNQPKWMAGGLDIDSSDKAARFIRFCDAFNIPLITFEDVTGFFPGVKQEHGGIIRHGAKILYAYSEATVPKITVILRKAYGGAYVALNSKAIGADLVYAWPNAEIAVMGPHGAANIIFAKEIQASPDPERVRQQKIAEYREKFANPYVAAKMGMVDDIIDPRETRIKLIQALRMLKNKEETRPAKKHGNIPL
- a CDS encoding M20/M25/M40 family metallo-hydrolase, whose amino-acid sequence is MIQQERLIEEFTELVGVDSETKEERNIADLLLKKLTGLGLEAYEDDSASATGHGAGNLIAIMKGNKKEADPIYFTCHMDTVTPGKGIRVQRKDGYLSSDGTTILGADDKAGLAALLEALRVVKENRLPHGDIQIIITAGEESGLVGAKALDPAKIRAKYGFALDSEGKVGTIVVAAPSQAKIRTIIYGKSAHAGVAPEKGISAIQIAAKAIAKMPLGRIDEETTANIGRFEGGRATNIVCDRVDIWAEARSLNKEKLEKQLKTMKEIFEKTAEEMGGRAEVRTEISYPAFAFCEEDPVVQIAKEAAEKVGREAVLAKIGGGSDANIFAGFGIPTVVLGVGYEEIHTTHERIPVGELVKLSEMVLAIIETAANRK
- a CDS encoding chemotaxis protein CheW, which encodes MGTANIVVFKVGGEEYGIDVKDVVSIEKMAEITPIPNLPGYVRGVTRIREEVIPVFDLSTVFHEEKTAADGLARLILLRIGPYPCALLVKEAKELLEIETSQISRIDLIACRSTPYFSGIVHIQDRIITMIDAAKLIGALGGMENIQASIDEAGVKA
- a CDS encoding DNA polymerase IV: MGKRKSRILLHVDMNCFYASVEMAYDPSLKGKPVAIAGSEEDRRGIVVTCSYEARKFGVKTTMTVREAKRLCPQLIILPPNFERYKKASQAAFAILREYTDLVEPVSIDEGYLDITHRIKFEHPLETAKSIQNRLLDELDLPCSIGIAPNKFLAKTASDMKKPLGITILRKRDVPRLLWPLDIHEMHGIGERTAEKLKQIHIHTIGDLAKANDVQLRMLLGINGLRLKERANGNDDRPVDPESVYEFKSVGNSTTLPADSSDEGELLLVLDSLAETVSRRLANKRVFAGRIQVMIRYHDRKTVTRSEKTENPVRGRGEIFSYARKIFLKHWTGSPIRLLGITADELLEEGQAFKQLDLFTYEKEEKSGQLAKAIEKLKEKYGKNIIVKGMTDYNKEGLLTSSFSKDFLDESGIRK